Proteins from one Bacteroides zhangwenhongii genomic window:
- a CDS encoding MBL fold metallo-hydrolase: MKIKRFEFNMFPVNCYVLWDETKEAVVIDPGCFYEEEKQVLKKFILSNELNVKHLLNTHLHLDHIFGNPFMLKEFGLSAGANKADEYWIDEAPKQSRMFGFQLQEAPVPLGKYLHDGDIITFGHTQLEAIHVPGHSPGSLVYYCKEENCMFSGDVLFQGSIGRADLTGGNFDELIEHICSRLFVLPNETVVYPGHGAPTTIGMEKAENPFFR, translated from the coding sequence ATGAAAATAAAGAGATTTGAGTTTAATATGTTTCCCGTAAACTGTTATGTTTTATGGGATGAAACAAAGGAAGCGGTTGTAATCGATCCGGGCTGCTTCTACGAAGAAGAAAAGCAGGTGCTAAAAAAATTCATTCTATCAAATGAACTGAACGTGAAACATCTGCTGAATACTCATCTACACTTGGATCACATTTTCGGAAACCCGTTCATGCTCAAAGAGTTCGGTCTGTCGGCAGGAGCAAACAAAGCGGATGAATATTGGATCGACGAAGCACCGAAGCAAAGTAGGATGTTCGGTTTTCAGCTGCAGGAAGCCCCTGTGCCATTGGGCAAATACTTGCATGATGGAGATATTATCACCTTCGGACATACCCAACTGGAAGCAATCCATGTGCCCGGCCATTCTCCCGGCAGTCTGGTGTACTATTGCAAAGAAGAGAACTGTATGTTTTCCGGTGATGTCCTGTTTCAAGGCAGTATCGGACGTGCAGACCTTACAGGAGGCAACTTCGACGAACTGATAGAGCACATTTGCAGCCGTCTGTTCGTACTTCCTAACGAAACCGTCGTATATCCGGGACACGGTGCTCCTACGACCATCGGAATGGAAAAAGCAGAAAACCCTTTTTTTAGATAA
- a CDS encoding YecH family metal-binding protein, with translation MEQLHAHEVLHMMEGNSYSEASLREAIIQQFGEQQHFYACSAEDMDVDTLIEFLKKKGKFMPVENGFTVDISKVCNH, from the coding sequence ATGGAACAATTACATGCTCATGAAGTCCTCCACATGATGGAAGGCAATAGCTACTCGGAAGCATCATTACGGGAAGCAATCATTCAACAGTTCGGTGAACAACAACATTTCTATGCCTGTTCGGCAGAAGATATGGATGTGGATACCCTCATCGAATTTCTGAAGAAGAAAGGAAAATTCATGCCGGTAGAAAATGGGTTTACAGTAGACATAAGTAAAGTCTGCAACCACTAA
- the rsmG gene encoding 16S rRNA (guanine(527)-N(7))-methyltransferase RsmG: MEIILKYFPDLTEEQRKQFAALYDLYIDWNSKINVISRKDIENLYEHHVLHSLGIANVIQFRPGTSVMDLGTGGGFPGIPLAILFPETQFHLVDSIGKKVRVATEVANAIGLKNVTFRHARAEEEKRMFDFVVSRAVMPLADLIKIIKKNISSKQQNALPNGLICLKGGELEHETMPFKHKTVIHNLSDNFKEEFFETKKVVYVPI; this comes from the coding sequence GTGGAAATCATACTGAAATATTTTCCTGATCTGACAGAAGAGCAGCGTAAACAATTTGCAGCTCTATATGACCTCTACATCGATTGGAATTCAAAAATCAACGTTATCTCACGTAAGGATATCGAGAATTTATATGAACATCATGTGCTCCATTCGTTAGGCATTGCAAATGTAATTCAATTCCGTCCCGGCACCAGTGTTATGGATTTAGGTACGGGCGGAGGTTTTCCGGGCATTCCTTTAGCAATATTATTTCCGGAAACCCAATTTCATCTGGTCGACAGTATCGGTAAGAAAGTGCGCGTAGCCACTGAAGTGGCAAATGCCATCGGATTGAAAAATGTCACTTTCCGCCATGCCCGTGCCGAAGAAGAGAAGAGAATGTTCGATTTCGTTGTCAGCCGTGCAGTCATGCCTCTGGCGGATCTGATAAAGATTATCAAGAAAAACATTTCTTCCAAACAGCAGAATGCGTTGCCAAACGGATTGATCTGCCTTAAAGGCGGTGAGCTGGAACACGAAACAATGCCTTTCAAACATAAGACGGTCATTCACAACCTAAGTGACAATTTTAAGGAAGAGTTCTTTGAAACCAAAAAAGTGGTATATGTTCCGATTTAG
- a CDS encoding metallophosphoesterase, with amino-acid sequence MLTYLLLIVTLYLAGNAYIFIRARQALKVKSLGAKILLTVLFWGCALSFFVTMSARNLAMPAFISHSMYIIGTSWLIFTLYMALLLLVFDILRLFKVVCKYRFHLSLLFTLALLGYGVYNYHHPETNVVSILTGKQYKDTTQAIKIVAISDVHLGNGTGKAALKGYVEMINAQRPDLILISGDLIDSSVVPLYTENMAEELADLKAPMGIYMVPGNHEYISGIDESIRYIRHTPIQLMRDSVVTLPNGIQLIGRDDRHNRKRRSLQELMAGVDQSKPTILLDHQPFNLKETEAAGIDLQFSGHTHHGQIWPINWVTDYIFEQSHGYRQWGNTHIYVSSGLSLWGPPFRIGTHGEMVIFNFQ; translated from the coding sequence ATGCTTACATATCTACTCCTTATTGTCACACTTTATCTGGCAGGCAATGCCTATATATTTATCAGAGCAAGACAAGCTCTGAAAGTTAAATCTCTTGGGGCGAAAATACTCTTAACCGTTTTATTCTGGGGATGCGCCTTATCCTTTTTCGTTACAATGTCGGCTCGTAATCTTGCAATGCCCGCATTTATCTCCCATTCAATGTACATCATCGGAACAAGTTGGTTGATATTTACTTTATACATGGCTTTACTCCTGCTTGTGTTTGACATCTTGAGATTATTTAAAGTCGTTTGTAAATATAGATTTCATTTATCCCTGCTATTCACATTAGCATTGTTGGGATATGGAGTCTACAACTATCACCATCCGGAAACCAATGTAGTCAGCATTTTAACCGGAAAACAATATAAAGATACTACCCAAGCAATTAAAATCGTCGCTATCAGTGATGTTCATTTGGGAAACGGTACAGGGAAAGCAGCATTAAAAGGATATGTGGAAATGATCAATGCGCAACGTCCTGACCTTATACTGATTAGTGGTGACTTGATTGACAGCAGTGTCGTACCTCTTTATACAGAGAATATGGCGGAAGAACTGGCTGATTTGAAAGCTCCTATGGGCATCTACATGGTGCCCGGCAATCACGAATACATCAGTGGTATTGATGAAAGTATCCGATATATAAGACACACTCCTATACAGTTAATGCGCGATTCGGTAGTTACACTTCCTAACGGCATACAACTGATAGGACGTGACGACCGTCATAACCGCAAGCGTCGTTCCCTGCAAGAGTTAATGGCAGGTGTCGATCAGAGCAAACCTACCATATTATTGGATCATCAACCTTTTAACCTGAAAGAAACGGAAGCTGCCGGCATCGACTTGCAATTCAGCGGGCATACACACCACGGACAAATATGGCCTATCAATTGGGTGACTGATTATATATTCGAGCAAAGCCACGGTTATCGCCAATGGGGAAACACGCATATATATGTATCTTCCGGACTGTCTCTATGGGGACCACCTTTCAGAATAGGGACACATGGCGAAATGGTTATTTTCAATTTTCAATGA
- a CDS encoding DUF3298 and DUF4163 domain-containing protein encodes MKKQYVSLLAIILSVSGFFFSCHDKMNKNTGALQFDSIRVNETAHLFNDTAKPACNIIINFTYSDKSSDDMLKDSLNAYFISACFGDKYIGEKPEEVIKQYTENYVNEYRRDLEPMYAEDEKDKEDESSIGAWYSYYKGIESHVQLYEKDLLVYRIDYNEYTGGAHGIYMTTYLNMDLTLMRPLRLDDIFVGEYKDALTDLIWNQLMADNKVTTHEALEDMGYASTGDITPTENFYLSKEGITFYYNVYDITPYAMGPVKVTVPFPMMEHLLGSNPILGELKD; translated from the coding sequence ATGAAAAAACAATATGTCAGTTTGCTTGCTATTATACTTTCGGTAAGCGGCTTTTTCTTTTCTTGTCATGACAAGATGAACAAAAACACAGGTGCGTTACAGTTCGATAGTATCCGGGTAAATGAGACGGCACACCTCTTTAATGATACAGCCAAACCGGCATGTAACATCATCATCAATTTCACCTATTCCGACAAGTCATCGGATGATATGCTGAAAGACAGTCTGAATGCCTATTTCATATCCGCTTGTTTCGGCGACAAGTATATCGGCGAAAAGCCGGAGGAGGTTATAAAGCAATATACGGAGAATTATGTCAACGAGTATCGCCGTGATCTGGAACCGATGTATGCCGAAGACGAAAAAGACAAAGAGGACGAATCCTCCATCGGTGCCTGGTATTCATATTATAAAGGTATAGAAAGCCATGTACAACTATATGAAAAGGACTTGCTTGTATATCGCATCGACTATAACGAATATACCGGAGGCGCACACGGCATTTACATGACTACCTATCTGAATATGGACCTCACACTGATGCGCCCGCTCCGTCTCGATGACATCTTCGTAGGAGAATATAAAGATGCGCTGACCGACTTAATATGGAACCAGCTCATGGCTGATAATAAAGTGACGACTCACGAAGCATTGGAAGATATGGGCTATGCTTCTACCGGAGACATCACTCCAACCGAAAATTTCTATTTAAGCAAAGAAGGGATAACTTTCTATTATAATGTCTATGATATCACTCCATACGCTATGGGTCCTGTAAAAGTGACCGTGCCGTTCCCGATGATGGAGCATTTATTAGGCAGTAACCCGATTCTGGGAGAACTAAAAGATTAA
- a CDS encoding ISAs1 family transposase, with product MTHLRKFVSSVPEYRRTSRGNFKHKLEDILMLVILGRLSKCITRAEILQFGKRHLKRLQAKGLFPYGLPSEATLCRVFQSIDDEKMADRMSAFADVFRKEISSSATDIICIDGKAMRGTLYENGRNPDIVSAYSLGSGFTLATDVCKEKSNEIKSVPRLLDKLDVSGCVVTADAMSFQKVIIDKIRDKGADFVIELKANQRSLRYGLEDSIKTATPTDVYKEGPYLEHGRIESRICRIYRGEELIVDKEKWNGNLTVIEILTSTEKKSDGKTTSEQRLYISSLDSSAERLSQITKQHWAIESMHWDLDRNLRQDSIKRKAERAARNLDTIQRMVLALIAVWKNRRKKISDKRKGTAEITRELSVSFTKVLHFLAQK from the coding sequence ATGACTCATTTGAGAAAATTTGTATCCTCAGTCCCTGAATACCGCAGAACAAGCAGGGGAAACTTCAAACACAAACTTGAAGACATACTCATGCTTGTCATATTGGGGAGGCTCAGCAAGTGTATTACCAGAGCTGAAATACTTCAATTTGGCAAACGCCACTTGAAACGCCTGCAGGCGAAAGGGCTATTTCCATATGGTTTGCCGTCAGAAGCTACGCTTTGCCGTGTGTTTCAAAGCATAGACGATGAAAAGATGGCTGACCGAATGTCTGCTTTTGCAGACGTTTTCCGCAAGGAAATATCCTCTTCGGCAACTGATATCATTTGTATTGATGGCAAGGCCATGCGAGGTACCTTGTACGAGAACGGACGTAACCCTGATATCGTATCTGCATACTCACTTGGTTCGGGCTTTACTCTGGCTACTGATGTTTGCAAGGAGAAAAGTAATGAAATCAAATCCGTGCCCCGGTTATTGGACAAACTAGACGTGTCAGGATGTGTGGTCACAGCAGATGCCATGTCATTCCAAAAGGTAATAATAGACAAGATTAGAGATAAGGGAGCAGACTTCGTGATCGAACTCAAGGCGAATCAAAGATCTTTGCGTTATGGCCTTGAAGACTCTATAAAGACCGCCACCCCCACTGATGTCTACAAGGAAGGTCCATACTTGGAACACGGCAGGATTGAGTCAAGGATATGCCGTATATACCGTGGGGAAGAACTTATTGTCGACAAGGAAAAATGGAATGGCAATTTGACTGTTATAGAAATACTCACATCTACCGAGAAAAAGTCTGATGGCAAGACTACATCTGAACAGCGACTCTACATTTCAAGCCTGGATAGCAGTGCAGAGCGGCTTAGTCAGATAACCAAACAGCATTGGGCTATTGAAAGCATGCACTGGGATCTTGACCGAAACCTCCGGCAGGATAGTATAAAGCGTAAGGCTGAACGGGCGGCTAGAAACCTCGACACAATTCAAAGGATGGTCTTGGCACTGATTGCTGTTTGGAAGAACAGAAGGAAAAAAATATCAGATAAGCGAAAAGGTACAGCTGAGATAACAAGGGAATTATCGGTAAGCTTCACTAAGGTGTTACATTTTCTGGCTCAAAAATGA